A stretch of DNA from Mesorhizobium onobrychidis:
TGCCGTTGTCGGTCAGAATGGTATGGATGGCATAGGGCACGGTCGCGATCAGGTTGCGAAGGAATTGGGCCACCGCCATCTTGCCCGCCGTCGGGTGCAATTCCGCATAGGCGAATTTCGACGTCCGATCGATGGCCAAGAAAAGGCGCAGCTTGCCCTCGGCGGTCTGCACCTCGGCGAGGTCGATATGGAAATAGCCGAGCGGATAGGCGTTGAACTTCTTCCTGGCCGGCTTGTCGGCGTCCACCTGCGGCAGCCGCGAAATGCCATGGCGCTGAAGGCAGCGATGCAACGACGAGCGCGTCAGATGCGGGATCGAGGGCTGTAGGGCATAGAGACAATCATCCAGCGCCAGCAACGTGTGCTTGCGAAAGGCGACGATCACCGCTTCCTCTTCGAGCGACAGCACTGTCGATCTTGGTTTCTTCGGGCCGGTGGGAAGATCGGCGGTCGAGATCCGGTTCCTCCACTTTCTAACTGTCTTCTGATCGATGCCGTAGCGCTTGGCCAGCGCTCTCAGGCTCTCTTGACTATGCTGTATCGCTCGACGGACTGCCTCTGTCGTCGTGGCGCGGCGGTGTAGAACCTGTCCCATAGCGCATCCTTTGATTCGGACGGCAATGATGCGCCATTAAAGTCCGGGATCAAACACCTAGGATCCATGCCGTTACCTCTCAGCGTCGCAGCGTTGGGCAAGCCCCATGCTTCACGCTTCAGCCATTTTGTTCTTGCTTTGTGCCGGCCACTATGCTAGTAATTCAACGATGGTGCTGATTTGCGCCGCGACCCGCCTCAAGCGGGTTTTTTTCGTTTCGGGCCGGTATCAAACAATCCCGCCGCTGCCACCCGCAACCGCCGGCCGTTCCGCCGCGACCTTGGCCCGATAGCCTGCGGCGCGGTAGGCGGCGACCGGATCGATGGCGCCGCCCGTGTTCAGCCGCGCCATGGCGAGGATCGGCTCGACGTCGGTGCGATAGGCGGCTTTCAGCGTCTGCGTCGCCATCAGCGCATCATTGGCGTCCTGATAGCCTTCCAGCGCCTTGCGGTCGACCAGCAGCGCCTGCGCATAGGCGCGCTGCACCTCGACCGCCGACAGCATCAGGCTTTCGATCGGATCGGTGACGTTGTGGCTCTGGTCGAGCATGTGGGCCGGATCAAAACCTTCGGCACCGGAAAGCTCGGCATCGACCAGTTCGTTGAAGACGAGGAACAGCCGGTAGGGATCGATCGAGCCGGCGTCGAGGTCGTCGTCGCCATATTTCGAATCGTTGAAATGGAAGCCGCCGAGTTTCTTGAACTGGATCAGCCGCGACACGATCATCTCGATGTTGACGTTGGGCGCATGATGGCCGAGGTCGACCAGGCAGAAGGCCTTGTCGCCCAATTCGGTGGCGATCATGTAGTTGGTGCCCCAATCCTGCACGACGGTGGAGTAAAAAGCCGGTTCGTACATCTTGTGCTCGGTGAACAGCTTCCAGTCGTCCGGCAGTCCGGCGTAGATCTCCTTCGTCGCGTCGAGATAGCGCTCGAACGCCTTGGCGAAATTGACTTGGCCGGGGAAATTCGAGCCGTCGCCGATCCACACCGTCAGTGCCTTGGAGCCCAGCGTCTTGCCGATCTCGATGCATTCGAGATTGTGCTCGACCGCCTGCCGGCGCGTTGCGGCATCGGCATGCGACAGCGAGCCGAACTTGTAGGAAAGTTTTTGGTCCCTGGCGTCGGAGAACGTGTTCGAATTCATGGCGTCGAAGCCGAGGCCGAAGCGGGAGGCCGCCTGCTTTAGCCGGTTCGGGTCGGCCTTGTCCCACGGAATGTGCAGCGAGACGGTCGGCGTCGCCTGCGTCAACTGCCGGATGACGGCGCAGTCCTCGATCTTGTCGAAGATATCGCGCGGCTCGCCGGCGCCGGGAAAG
This window harbors:
- a CDS encoding IS481 family transposase, whose product is MGQVLHRRATTTEAVRRAIQHSQESLRALAKRYGIDQKTVRKWRNRISTADLPTGPKKPRSTVLSLEEEAVIVAFRKHTLLALDDCLYALQPSIPHLTRSSLHRCLQRHGISRLPQVDADKPARKKFNAYPLGYFHIDLAEVQTAEGKLRLFLAIDRTSKFAYAELHPTAGKMAVAQFLRNLIATVPYAIHTILTDNGIQFANRTCDRHALQHIFDGICDEHGIEHRLTKINHPWTNGQVERMNRTIKDATVKRFHYDDHEQLRRHLADFILAYNFARRLKTLKGLTPHEFICKIWAKEPERFRLDPTHQMPGLNT
- the rhaI gene encoding L-rhamnose catabolism isomerase — encoded protein: MEQIISADIVDKDNAARAADLKRDYSSLGERLDRRGIAIDAISDKVEKFTVAIPSWGVGTGGTRFARFPGAGEPRDIFDKIEDCAVIRQLTQATPTVSLHIPWDKADPNRLKQAASRFGLGFDAMNSNTFSDARDQKLSYKFGSLSHADAATRRQAVEHNLECIEIGKTLGSKALTVWIGDGSNFPGQVNFAKAFERYLDATKEIYAGLPDDWKLFTEHKMYEPAFYSTVVQDWGTNYMIATELGDKAFCLVDLGHHAPNVNIEMIVSRLIQFKKLGGFHFNDSKYGDDDLDAGSIDPYRLFLVFNELVDAELSGAEGFDPAHMLDQSHNVTDPIESLMLSAVEVQRAYAQALLVDRKALEGYQDANDALMATQTLKAAYRTDVEPILAMARLNTGGAIDPVAAYRAAGYRAKVAAERPAVAGGSGGIV